The Monomorium pharaonis isolate MP-MQ-018 unplaced genomic scaffold, ASM1337386v2 scaffold_121, whole genome shotgun sequence genome segment aattttgcatgattaaatatgtatataccgAAAAATCGCAGAATAACCAAAAATATGAAAGTCTTTCTTTCCTTATAACatcgtataataatttatatgtgttactaataagtaatatgtatacacgtgtatacatataatatgtatatacatatattgattGTGTGTTGGCGtaatttatctctttctctttctctctctttttctttatgtaagtaatgctttccttttttaattatttatattctagGATAAGATTGAGCTCGAGTATGGATATATCTTTTCAGGATGCTACGCATTTTAGTTTCACACaagtttacataaatatatagtagTCAAGAATTTTTGAACACTATTTATCGGCGAGTTAAAGAACCACAAGTCATTTGCAGATCAGACGAATATTTTAACGTTAAGTAAAGGTACAGAAATAAGAcctttctttcatttttttagaataatattctaagaaaTATGTCCATTTAGAAACGATttgatattgtaaaaaaattaaataaatattgcatgaTACATATTACAGACAAAATTCATATTGGATGTTACACTACCACCTGATACAGGAGACAATCTTCTTATATCATTAAGAGAGCACTTCGACGTCTCAGATTTGCTTTGCTGAACGCAGTATTTGTTGTAAGGTAAGtgtcttaatataatataataattaattaatattatttttactaacgtttgattaattacgtatgtttatatttatttgatggCATTGCaggtttgaaaaaattgaagaattaaaaatagagaattcAATAAACGTGAACGATCCATTTTTAGATTTTCTCCGCACGCGCGTATTACATACCGCAGCATCTCATGCAATTGTGTTTGGACATGTATGTCACATCAGTACTCATTCAGATATTCTGTAAGGTGATTGATCTTATTACAATCGAAGTACTTTTAGGTCTGTGGTGAAGgcagaaatttaataagtataaaaacgATATGCAGGATAGTTATATAAcgctgaaaatttaaaataacttgtttAGTTATTTCATATTACTGACTccacatttataaattttagacgTTATTGCGGCtgaatttataaagttatataaaatatggcAAAGATTTTCTATCatccttttttatatttattaaatttctgccTTCATCACAGACCTAAAAGTACTCTGATTGTACTAGGATCAATCACCTTACAGAATATCTGAATGAGTACTGATATGACATACTTACATGTCCAAACACAATTGTATGAGATGCTACGGTATGTAATACGCGCGTGAGgagaaaaatctaaaaatggATTGTTCACGTTTATTgtattctctatttttaattcttcaatttaTTCAACCTGCAATGccatcaaataaatataaacatacgtaattaatcaaacgttagtgaaaataatattaattattatattatattaagacaCCTTACAACAAATACTGCATTCAGCAAAGAAGTGCTCGAAGTGCTCTCTTAATGATATAAGAAGATTGTCTCCTGTATTTGGTGTTAGTGTAACATctaatatgaaattttgtctgtaaatatgtatcatgcaatatttatttaatttttttacaatatcaaATCGTTTCTAAATGGACATAtttcttagaatattattctaaaaaaatgtaagaaaggTCTTATGTCTGTACCTTTACTTAACGTTAGAATATTCGTCTGATCTGCAAATGACTTGTGGTTCTTTAACTTCGACGATAAATAGTGTTCAAAAAATTCTTGActactatatatttatgtaaacttGTGTGAAACTGAAATGCGTAGCATCCTGAAAAGACATATCCATACTTGAGCTCAATCTTATCctagaatataaataattaaaaaaggaaagcattacttacgtaaaaaaaagagagagatagagaacgAGATAAATTACGCACACAcaatcatatatatgtatatacatattatatgtatacacgtgtatacatattacttattagtatacacatataaattattatacgatGTTATAAGGAAAGAAAGACTTTCATATTTTTGGTTATTCTGCGATTTTTcggtatatacatatttaatcatgcaaaatttatttaatttttttacaatagcaAATCGTTCTAAATGGacacatttcttaaaaaatgataaaatattatctcaaatattattctaaaaaaatgtaagaaagatCTTATTTCTGTACCTTTACTTGACGTTAAATTATTGGTCTGATCTGCAAAAAACTTGTGGTTCCTTAACTTCGACTCGTCGATAAGTAGTATTCACAAAATTCTTGcctactatatatttataacttgtgTGAAACTGAAGTGCGTAGCATCCTGGAAAGACATATCCATACTCGAGCTGAATCTTATCctagaatataaataattaaaaaaaagaagcattacttacataaagaaaaagagagagaaagagaaagagataaattaCGCACACacattcatatatatgtacatatatacataataatatattatacataacatatgtatatacatgtatacatactACCATGCCTcttgattaattattagtatacacatattataaattattatacaatgttATTAGAAAAGAGAGACTTTCTTACTTTTGATTATTCTGCGATTTTTcagtatatacataataataataataaattattacacaattgTTCCAAGACGAAGCAATgtgcaataatttcttgtagCTCATTGCGAGAACTTACTGTCACGATAAAGCATTATCAATCAATCGCTTTCATGGTTCACTTATTACTCTTTCTGTGTCTCCCCTTCTTTTCTTTGACTCTCTCACTCTGTCTCTCTTCCTTCTTCGTAtcactcttctctctctctttgtctctttcactctctttctcacacTTTCATTCATAAATACGTAGCGtacgacacacacacatacactttttctctttccctctctttgaaaaaaatgtttaatatccttctctctctgtctctttcacTCTTTCTGTGTCTCAGCCCTTCTCCCCCCTTTTTCTGTTTCCTACTCTCTCTATCCCTTTTATCCTGTTGTCtgtttgtctctctctttccttccttcactctctttcttttacacattctcttttttctcgtctctctctctctctctctctctcattctgtCTTTTtcactctctttttctcactTTCACAAAtgcacatgcacacacacatgcattctctctctcacagaatattattttttatatgaattttattttatatattttttttatttattaagttttttttacatttattaagctttacatttattaagctatttatttttcgacGGAGTTGGGGTTGGTGCCGGAGCTGGAGGCGGAGGTTGAATCCTCTGTaaacaaatatacaatttaatgttaaatatttttaaatatttcattgtttaatttttgtttattaatattttacttacttCTTATGAACAggtaaaatagaaaacatttcTTAGGTCGCGCCCACGGCCTCGTCCACGGCCTCCACGACCTCCACGGCCTCCACGGCCTTCTTGTCCTCCGCGGCCTTTGCGATTTCGACCTCCTCGTTGCCACCGACGagctgtaataaaaaatacaatatattttattaatatactataCTAGGTTAGGGTTAGAgattaattagtattattaataatgttaaagaaaattatatttctgttgTACTTACGTTTTTCGTTTTTCTCGTCTTTTAATGGCGGTAGAGCCGGGTCCGGGTTCGGGGGCGGGACCGGTTCCGGTGTTGGAATTGGGGTCGAAGACGAGGCCGAAGCCGGGACCGTAGTCGGGGCCGGAGCCGGGGCCGTAGTCGGAGCTGGGGCTGTAGTCAAAGCTGGGGTCGTAGTCGGAGCCGGAGCTGAAGGCGGGTGAATTGTTCCCGATGTTTTCGGCACCGCCATCGCCGGTTgaactttttttgttcttttttgtaCATGTAGCTGATCAAAACGATCAGCTGCATGTGCAAAAATCTGTTCGTCTTGTTCATCAATTTCCATATTTATTctgtaacataaattttattatttatttattctatatattttatattttaatattgtgtttcaTTAATACTTACGTTTTATCTTTCCTTGTAGCCATCTTGTTGATAACTGTTTATTTCTTTAGCAACCAAGTGTCTTTACGGAAGACCAGCctcaattgtttattaaattcatttttatgaatagATACATGGGGACACTTCATTGATGTTTGCTAATGCatctttataaagtttatggCCGTTCAAATGGTGATTAGTGGTGATTAGTGGTGATTATTCTTCGGATTTGGTTATTAAAGTGAGAGGAGGAtattcaaaattgtatttttgtaagtttaaaaaatgtctcatttttatttttttaggtaaaagcAAACAGACATTTAGAGTAAAATGTGGTTATGTTATTCATGTTttgatatgtttatatatttatttgataatcaggtattttactatgcttttacaattaaatatgttaatattttattattgagtgtatttattgttatgtatatctttgttctaatttttagtatttgtattatataattactgcGTTTTTTAACGTTTGCTTGCTTCTgtctaatattattacattaaaattctaaaataaataatttcgtagcatatataaatattataaaaatatttgtggaAATTGTCAATAAGGTCGGTAGTGCCTCGCACTCTAAGTGTACGCGCAAGCGAGGTAACACCGTTGTCTCTGTTACGCGAGACATCGTTTacaagatttataaattatcagatctcaataacggcaaaattgattaatttttaattaaatttaatgaatagtatccgatttatataataaaagtgtttttctGCAACGTAATTTACAAGCGAAGATATCGcgataattaaagtttttcttttattgttattattattattattattattattattattattattattattattattattattattatcatcataaTTTGCATGTTATATCATGAATTATATTGTGGAggatagaaatataattaataacttcaAAGCTTGgaatttaaaagtaacaataagaaattttattatgaaaaaattgttggttacaataaaattttcttttttttaagccGGTGTATATGCTGTTGTTGATAAGAAGTTCACTGAGGTTCATCATGTTTTAAATTCAGCGAACCATTATATAGAGAATTGGAATTGTATATCAAAAGGAATATTTGAAGCTGTACTTTATAGTTTATCTATTATCATTATCTTATGACATACCAGGTAAGAGAATAGTTacaagtattataattttatttaaaagaatatttcattgcaca includes the following:
- the LOC118648007 gene encoding glycoprotein gp100-like, whose translation is MATRKDKTINMEIDEQDEQIFAHAADRFDQLHVQKRTKKVQPAMAVPKTSGTIHPPSAPAPTTTPALTTAPAPTTAPAPAPTTVPASASSSTPIPTPEPVPPPNPDPALPPLKDEKNEKPRRWQRGGRNRKGRGGQEGRGGRGGRGGRGRGRGRDLRNVFYFTCS